From a single uncultured Fibrobacter sp. genomic region:
- the rapA gene encoding RNA polymerase-associated protein RapA: MMNFKIGQRYVSQSEPTLGLGIVTEVQDRIVKISFPAVSDVRCYRSMGAPVDRFELSVGDTAKSEKGMSFTVESVKEVDGLLVYTGRAGRQMKESELSGKISIARPADLFKALMENRVSNSVQFGRRESAMELSCKWISSPVRGMIGPRTSMIPHQYYLCQRACDSSTLPRLMLSDEVGLGKTIEAGMIWHALKARGRLTRTLIIVPETLKHQWLVEMKRRFNHLFTLVDEGYIKGLFVNDDDDRPNPFTIANDIICSIDFLIKQPALIEDLLKTTWDMVIIDEAHHLVCEDGFTSHEYLLANAVIQRSKGVLLLTGTPLQFHPESQFNRLKMLDPVRFADYNSFIKDQDAYRKLVNELSKLPTDPGQTMSWDDLNECVPKKSIIRPWLEQESAKSMPADEWIRRIVDAVGTGSVVFRNTRKGVGGFPKRVLDEIPLEPNKNYRDMVNVAAENDLDMSTDIQENGLLCTSYSDAWALDERYVWLKGFLKEHANDKVLLICESIQVVQALETLLNEYMGEGAFSMFHENMTIMARDKAAANFSRENGANLLIASEIGSEGRNFQFAHHLILFDLPLDAALVEQRIGRLDRIGQTENIIIHVPYVKGSGQEVMFRWYHNGLNAFGTPMMSGGELFLKYTDELIAALAEPQALLQNFVDTVIPQVKKDCDTMRKNIEKGRDRLLEFNSRNPAKAKEITDAILKIDADKDLETLVFSSLMDRGLEIEKSKIKGCYIISMGTQVESGSIPGMPESVGMAGAGGGGRVTQAVGNFEESSGGGDEDARFCDTSSLTVTFDRNVAMVHDEVDFVSLEHPLSQGVIDFETSLDNGAVACNIWQNSGMRGLVMQYNFAVDFSVAEEWGVSDLAGPRYISVLVNPTGEDLTEKVPELKNANFKDVPVPQGNAAVNMTLKYFGKEGLAIARRIVSAKAKEIAEVAAAAVEARAEQEYQRMNHLLSMRGKAGNNTQLQQLRKNAQEWKKVISNPQLRLDAIRLLVCR; encoded by the coding sequence ATGATGAATTTCAAGATTGGCCAACGCTATGTAAGTCAATCGGAACCTACTCTCGGGCTTGGTATAGTCACCGAGGTGCAAGACCGTATTGTTAAGATTTCTTTCCCCGCTGTAAGTGATGTCCGTTGCTACCGTTCCATGGGTGCCCCTGTGGACCGCTTTGAACTTTCGGTGGGTGATACCGCCAAGAGCGAAAAGGGTATGTCTTTTACCGTGGAATCGGTGAAAGAGGTGGACGGCTTGTTAGTGTATACGGGCCGTGCCGGCAGACAGATGAAGGAATCTGAACTGAGCGGCAAGATTTCGATTGCGCGCCCTGCGGACCTGTTCAAGGCCCTCATGGAAAACCGCGTGTCGAATAGCGTGCAGTTCGGTCGCCGTGAATCTGCCATGGAACTTTCTTGTAAGTGGATTTCTTCGCCGGTGCGTGGCATGATTGGCCCGCGTACCTCGATGATTCCGCACCAGTATTATTTGTGCCAGCGCGCCTGCGACAGTTCTACGCTCCCGCGCTTGATGCTCTCTGACGAAGTGGGCCTCGGCAAGACGATTGAAGCGGGCATGATTTGGCATGCGCTCAAGGCCCGCGGCCGCTTGACCCGTACTTTGATTATTGTGCCCGAAACGCTGAAGCACCAGTGGCTTGTGGAAATGAAACGCCGCTTTAACCACTTGTTCACGCTGGTGGACGAAGGCTACATCAAGGGCTTGTTCGTGAACGACGACGATGACCGCCCGAATCCGTTCACGATTGCAAACGATATTATTTGTTCCATCGATTTCTTGATCAAGCAGCCCGCTCTGATCGAAGACTTGCTCAAGACGACTTGGGACATGGTGATTATCGACGAAGCGCATCACCTGGTTTGCGAAGACGGATTCACGAGCCACGAATATTTGTTGGCTAACGCCGTGATTCAGCGCTCGAAGGGTGTGCTCCTTTTGACGGGTACACCGCTGCAGTTCCATCCGGAATCGCAGTTCAACCGCCTTAAGATGCTCGACCCCGTGCGCTTTGCGGACTACAACAGCTTTATCAAGGACCAGGACGCTTACCGCAAGTTGGTGAATGAACTTTCGAAGTTGCCGACGGACCCTGGCCAGACCATGAGCTGGGACGACTTGAACGAATGTGTGCCGAAGAAGTCGATTATCCGCCCGTGGCTTGAACAAGAAAGCGCAAAGAGCATGCCTGCCGACGAATGGATCCGCCGCATTGTGGATGCTGTAGGTACAGGTTCGGTGGTGTTCCGCAATACCCGTAAGGGCGTGGGCGGATTCCCGAAACGCGTGCTCGATGAAATCCCGCTGGAACCGAACAAGAATTACCGCGACATGGTGAACGTGGCTGCCGAAAACGATTTGGACATGTCCACCGACATTCAGGAAAACGGCCTGCTTTGCACGAGCTATTCCGATGCCTGGGCGCTCGACGAACGCTACGTGTGGCTTAAGGGATTCTTGAAGGAACATGCCAACGATAAGGTGCTCCTGATTTGTGAATCCATCCAGGTGGTTCAGGCTCTTGAAACGCTTTTGAACGAATACATGGGCGAGGGCGCGTTCTCGATGTTCCATGAGAACATGACGATTATGGCCCGCGACAAGGCTGCTGCAAACTTCAGCAGAGAAAACGGCGCGAACCTGTTGATTGCTTCTGAAATCGGTTCCGAAGGCCGCAACTTCCAGTTTGCACATCATTTGATTTTGTTCGACTTACCGCTCGATGCCGCCTTGGTGGAACAGCGTATTGGCCGCTTGGACCGTATCGGTCAGACCGAAAACATCATTATTCACGTGCCGTATGTGAAGGGCTCCGGTCAGGAAGTCATGTTCCGCTGGTACCACAACGGCTTGAACGCTTTCGGCACTCCGATGATGAGCGGTGGCGAACTCTTCCTCAAGTACACCGACGAACTGATTGCCGCTTTGGCCGAACCGCAGGCATTGCTCCAGAACTTTGTGGATACGGTGATTCCGCAGGTCAAGAAAGACTGCGACACCATGCGCAAGAATATTGAAAAGGGCCGCGACCGCTTGCTGGAATTCAACTCCCGCAATCCGGCGAAGGCTAAAGAAATCACCGATGCCATCTTGAAGATTGACGCTGACAAGGATTTGGAAACGCTGGTGTTCTCGTCGCTGATGGACCGCGGTCTTGAAATCGAAAAGAGCAAGATTAAGGGCTGCTACATCATTAGCATGGGTACGCAGGTGGAATCGGGCTCGATTCCTGGTATGCCGGAAAGCGTTGGCATGGCGGGCGCCGGTGGCGGTGGCCGCGTGACGCAGGCTGTCGGAAATTTTGAAGAAAGCTCGGGCGGTGGCGACGAAGATGCTCGCTTCTGCGATACGTCTAGCTTGACTGTGACCTTTGACCGCAACGTGGCCATGGTGCATGACGAAGTGGACTTTGTGAGCTTGGAACACCCGCTTTCGCAGGGCGTGATTGACTTTGAAACCTCGCTGGACAACGGTGCTGTGGCATGCAACATCTGGCAGAATTCCGGAATGCGCGGTCTTGTGATGCAGTACAACTTTGCGGTGGACTTCTCGGTGGCCGAAGAATGGGGCGTGTCGGACCTTGCGGGCCCGCGCTACATTAGCGTGCTCGTGAACCCGACGGGCGAAGACTTGACCGAAAAGGTGCCGGAACTGAAGAACGCAAACTTCAAGGATGTGCCTGTTCCGCAGGGCAATGCCGCTGTGAACATGACGCTCAAGTATTTCGGTAAAGAAGGCCTCGCCATCGCTCGCCGCATTGTGTCTGCCAAGGCAAAGGAAATTGCCGAAGTGGCCGCTGCCGCTGTCGAAGCCCGCGCCGAGCAGGAATACCAGCGTATGAACCATTTGCTCAGCATGCGTGGCAAGGCGGGCAACAATACCCAGCTGCAACAGCTCCGCAAGAATGCCCAGGAATGGAAAAAAGTAATTTCGAACCCGCAACTCCGCCTCGATGCAATCAGGCTTTTGGTGTGTAGGTAA
- the proB gene encoding glutamate 5-kinase yields MSELRKNILDESRRIVVKIGSRILVDSEKGGVRTRYIQKLADSVARLMESGKEVVIVTSGAVGTGMSQLGYKEKPTVLAEKQACAAVGQIDLMYAYREMFRWMQLSVGQILLSAEDFRDRNRYKNLQNTIKAMLARKIVPIINENDSLAVAEIKVGDNDKLSSDVALFLDADLLLIFTDEDGLFDDNPKKNPNARLLRFVPEITPAVLALAGKPGETGSAVSTGGMRSKLEAIRNVTKSGCNAFLASGMKVLPHQVIFENAEGTLFVGSKKKLNSRQRWLSFVTTPRGAVVVDEGGVKALREKHSSLLPVGVCAVKKHFDKGDLIEVLSQDGEAVARGVAKFDSETLKLVLHKKTAQVHELLGKDVADELIHKNDLVVF; encoded by the coding sequence ATGAGTGAATTAAGAAAGAATATTCTCGATGAATCCCGTCGCATTGTCGTAAAGATCGGTTCGCGCATTTTGGTCGACTCCGAAAAGGGCGGCGTTCGCACCCGCTACATCCAGAAGCTAGCCGATTCCGTGGCACGCCTGATGGAATCCGGCAAGGAAGTTGTGATTGTGACTAGCGGTGCCGTGGGCACCGGCATGAGCCAGCTCGGTTACAAGGAAAAGCCGACGGTTCTCGCTGAAAAGCAGGCCTGTGCTGCCGTGGGGCAGATTGACTTGATGTATGCCTACCGCGAAATGTTCCGCTGGATGCAGCTTTCCGTGGGTCAGATTCTTTTGTCTGCCGAAGACTTCCGCGACCGCAACCGCTACAAGAATTTGCAGAACACCATTAAGGCGATGCTTGCCCGTAAGATTGTTCCGATTATCAACGAAAATGACTCGCTTGCCGTTGCCGAAATCAAGGTGGGCGATAACGACAAGCTTTCGAGCGACGTGGCACTCTTCCTTGATGCCGACTTGCTTTTGATTTTCACGGACGAAGACGGACTCTTTGATGACAATCCGAAGAAGAATCCGAACGCCCGTTTGCTCCGCTTTGTACCGGAAATTACGCCTGCTGTTTTGGCCCTTGCGGGTAAGCCCGGTGAAACGGGTTCTGCCGTGAGTACCGGCGGTATGCGCAGCAAACTCGAAGCCATCCGTAACGTGACAAAGAGCGGTTGCAACGCCTTCCTCGCCAGTGGCATGAAGGTGTTGCCGCACCAGGTGATTTTTGAAAATGCTGAAGGCACGCTCTTTGTGGGTTCCAAGAAGAAGCTCAACAGCCGTCAGCGCTGGCTCAGCTTCGTGACGACTCCGCGCGGTGCCGTGGTGGTGGACGAAGGCGGCGTGAAGGCTTTGCGCGAAAAACATTCTAGCTTGCTCCCCGTGGGCGTGTGCGCCGTTAAGAAACACTTTGACAAGGGCGACTTGATTGAAGTCTTGAGCCAGGACGGCGAAGCCGTGGCACGCGGTGTCGCAAAGTTCGACAGCGAAACGCTGAAGCTTGTGCTCCACAAGAAGACAGCCCAGGTTCATGAGCTCTTGGGCAAGGATGTCGCCGACGAACTGATTCACAAGAACGACCTGGTGGTGTTCTAG
- the scpB gene encoding SMC-Scp complex subunit ScpB: MEENQNLDDLAEESAELPKVESQEDLARIIQALVFASPDIVTLKKLREILGDFLDARLVSDALIAANDSLNKINSPFEIVEQAGGYRFRTRAKYYPWVRKLFPEANARRLSQAALETLAVIAYQQPITKAAIEQVRGVSSVDGPIRNLLDKGFIALGSRADTVGNPYTYVTTQEFMKYFGINRIPEDLPRLREFSELLEAGALVPQYAKPESVSPEEPVQPEENPDQVELSMGDA, from the coding sequence ATGGAAGAAAATCAGAATTTGGACGATTTGGCCGAAGAATCGGCGGAACTCCCGAAAGTCGAGAGCCAAGAGGATTTGGCCCGCATTATCCAGGCGCTCGTGTTTGCGTCTCCTGACATTGTGACGCTCAAGAAGCTGCGTGAAATTCTGGGTGATTTTCTGGATGCGCGCTTGGTGTCCGATGCTTTGATTGCGGCGAACGATTCGCTGAACAAGATTAATTCCCCGTTTGAAATTGTGGAACAGGCGGGCGGTTACCGCTTTAGGACCCGCGCCAAGTACTACCCGTGGGTGCGCAAGCTGTTCCCCGAAGCAAATGCTCGCAGGCTTAGCCAGGCGGCGCTTGAAACCTTGGCGGTCATTGCTTACCAGCAGCCGATTACCAAGGCGGCGATTGAGCAGGTGCGTGGCGTGTCGTCGGTGGATGGCCCGATCCGTAACTTGCTCGACAAGGGCTTTATTGCATTGGGTAGCCGCGCCGATACGGTTGGAAACCCCTATACCTACGTGACGACGCAGGAATTCATGAAGTATTTCGGCATCAACCGCATTCCCGAAGACTTGCCGCGACTCCGCGAATTCAGTGAACTTCTGGAAGCGGGCGCCTTGGTGCCGCAGTACGCTAAACCCGAATCGGTGAGTCCCGAAGAACCGGTGCAGCCCGAAGAAAATCCGGACCAGGTTGAATTGTCGATGGGAGATGCCTAA
- the mutS gene encoding DNA mismatch repair protein MutS: protein MAVTPLMQQYYEIKKQNPGCILFFRMGDFFELFEDDAVIASKILGLTLTSRNNGASGATPLCGFPHHAADRYVPKMVAAGYRIAICEQVEDPKLAKGIVKRDIVEIISAGTAMDESNLNAKEANYLCAFIPEKDSVSFAIADVTTGYLAACKSSVQAFECEFCRRMPKEVVVPEGTVIPSGVMDLIRSENILVTELPAFLFGEDSAKDVLFTHFKVEALDGLGLDGRVVETQVTGALLQYLMDQKKSELSHFTTLEILNLDDYMTLDPSTLRNLELVRPLNADDISSTLCYVLDFTVTAMGGRNLKEWVSHPLISVDRIKEREEAVEELVNNPVALDELKESLTSILDMERLMGRVGSGRANARDLAGMGRSLSQASKVADVLEGLNSPIFEPMRAALIAARGRGEELLSQFNDDLPLTVREGGMIRAGANAELDAMNEDIKERREWIASLEVRERERLGIPSLKVGYNRVFGYYIEITKAQMAKATAPIPDEYIRKQTTVNGERYITPEMKECESIISNAEVNIHALEYKIFCELRERVNSWRAELQEIANAIAHVDTLYSFARAARKYNYVCPEVFEGSGIEIKGGFHPVIVAVNSDLDFIPNDVNLSPEATRLMLITGPNMAGKSTYLRQTGLIVLMAQIGCFVPAESARIGVVDRIFTRVGASDRLSRGLSTFMVEMIETANILRNATSHSLVLLDEIGRGTSTFDGLSIAWAIVETLHDEPARAAITLFATHYHELTGLVESLEHAGNFQVGVQEKGDKLIFLHKILEGACDSSYGIHVAEMAGLPNNVLRRARKILLRLEKQKIDPSDGATHKKLMEKPQVDLFAPPDESTQLLKEEIRRLKPEEMTPIQALQCLMDLKEHYGK, encoded by the coding sequence ATGGCTGTGACCCCGTTAATGCAGCAGTATTACGAGATCAAGAAACAGAATCCCGGCTGCATCTTGTTTTTTAGAATGGGCGACTTCTTCGAACTTTTCGAAGATGATGCCGTAATTGCCTCGAAGATTTTAGGACTCACGCTCACGAGCCGCAATAACGGCGCCTCGGGAGCAACGCCCCTGTGCGGGTTCCCGCACCATGCCGCAGACCGCTACGTGCCCAAAATGGTGGCGGCGGGCTACCGCATTGCCATTTGCGAACAGGTGGAAGACCCGAAACTTGCAAAGGGTATCGTCAAGCGCGATATTGTGGAAATCATCAGTGCCGGCACCGCGATGGACGAATCGAACCTGAATGCGAAAGAGGCGAATTACCTTTGTGCGTTCATTCCCGAAAAGGACTCGGTCTCGTTTGCGATTGCCGACGTGACGACCGGCTATCTGGCCGCGTGCAAGAGTTCGGTGCAGGCGTTCGAATGTGAATTCTGCCGCCGTATGCCCAAGGAAGTCGTGGTGCCCGAAGGAACCGTGATTCCTAGCGGTGTGATGGACTTGATTCGTTCCGAAAACATTCTGGTGACAGAACTTCCGGCATTCCTGTTCGGCGAAGATTCCGCGAAGGATGTGCTGTTTACGCATTTTAAGGTCGAGGCTTTGGACGGTCTCGGCCTTGATGGGCGAGTGGTCGAAACCCAGGTGACGGGAGCGCTTCTCCAGTACCTGATGGACCAGAAGAAGTCCGAACTTTCGCATTTTACGACGCTCGAGATTCTGAATCTCGACGACTACATGACGCTTGACCCGAGTACGCTGCGTAACTTGGAACTGGTGCGTCCGCTGAATGCAGACGATATCAGCAGTACGCTTTGCTACGTACTCGACTTTACGGTGACCGCGATGGGCGGGCGCAATCTGAAGGAGTGGGTGAGCCATCCGCTGATTTCGGTGGACCGCATCAAGGAACGTGAAGAAGCCGTCGAAGAACTCGTCAACAACCCGGTCGCTCTCGATGAACTGAAGGAATCGCTGACTTCGATTCTCGATATGGAACGCCTGATGGGCCGTGTAGGCTCTGGCCGCGCGAATGCCCGCGATTTGGCGGGCATGGGCCGTTCGCTTTCGCAGGCTTCCAAGGTGGCCGATGTACTTGAAGGTTTGAATTCGCCGATTTTTGAACCGATGCGAGCGGCCCTCATTGCCGCCCGTGGCCGTGGCGAAGAGCTCCTTTCGCAATTTAACGATGACTTGCCGCTGACCGTCCGCGAGGGCGGCATGATTCGCGCGGGCGCAAACGCGGAACTCGATGCCATGAACGAAGACATCAAGGAACGCCGCGAATGGATTGCCTCGCTCGAAGTCCGTGAACGTGAACGCCTCGGAATCCCGAGCCTTAAGGTTGGCTACAACCGCGTTTTCGGTTACTACATCGAAATTACCAAGGCGCAGATGGCGAAGGCGACCGCCCCGATTCCCGACGAATACATTCGCAAGCAGACGACGGTGAATGGCGAACGCTACATTACGCCCGAGATGAAGGAATGCGAATCCATCATCAGCAATGCCGAAGTCAACATTCACGCGCTGGAATACAAGATTTTCTGCGAACTTCGCGAACGCGTGAACAGCTGGCGTGCCGAACTGCAGGAAATCGCAAATGCGATTGCGCACGTGGATACGCTTTATAGCTTTGCCCGCGCCGCCCGCAAATACAATTACGTTTGTCCCGAAGTCTTCGAAGGCTCGGGTATCGAAATCAAGGGTGGTTTCCATCCGGTGATTGTCGCGGTCAATTCGGACCTTGACTTTATCCCGAACGATGTGAATCTTTCGCCCGAAGCGACCCGCTTGATGCTCATTACGGGCCCGAACATGGCCGGTAAATCGACTTACCTGCGCCAGACGGGGCTTATTGTGCTCATGGCGCAAATCGGCTGCTTTGTGCCGGCGGAAAGTGCCCGCATCGGCGTGGTGGATCGCATCTTTACGCGCGTGGGTGCAAGCGACCGCTTGAGCCGTGGTCTTTCGACGTTCATGGTCGAAATGATTGAAACGGCGAACATCTTGCGCAATGCGACCTCGCACAGCTTGGTGCTTCTCGACGAAATCGGTCGCGGAACCAGTACCTTTGACGGCCTTTCGATTGCGTGGGCGATTGTGGAAACGCTGCACGATGAGCCTGCCCGCGCCGCCATCACGCTGTTTGCAACGCACTACCACGAACTTACTGGCCTTGTGGAAAGCCTTGAACACGCCGGAAACTTCCAGGTGGGTGTTCAGGAAAAGGGCGACAAGCTCATCTTCTTGCACAAGATTCTTGAAGGTGCTTGCGATTCTAGCTACGGTATTCACGTGGCCGAAATGGCGGGCCTCCCGAACAATGTGCTGCGCCGTGCACGCAAGATTCTTTTGCGCCTCGAAAAGCAGAAGATTGACCCGAGCGATGGCGCCACCCACAAGAAGCTCATGGAAAAGCCGCAGGTCGACCTGTTCGCGCCTCCCGACGAATCCACGCAGCTCCTTAAGGAAGAAATCCGCCGCCTGAAACCCGAGGAAATGACTCCGATCCAGGCGCTCCAATGCCTGATGGACTTGAAGGAACATTACGGGAAATGA
- a CDS encoding HD domain-containing protein: MIDFAALQEFVYSNRIVDSTIHGLSHWRQVEFNGLLLAPITGADVTVVRLFALFHDCKREDDGYDGEHGERGAAFAKECFEKGLLEITQEQFDQLYHACFYHTKEHQTDDPTINTCYDADRLDLGRVGMSLNPKKMATAPGARIAHKSLRANVDVYEMREWLKTIVL, encoded by the coding sequence ATGATCGATTTTGCCGCCTTACAAGAGTTTGTCTATAGCAACCGAATCGTGGATTCGACGATTCATGGGCTTTCTCATTGGCGGCAGGTGGAATTCAACGGCTTGCTTCTAGCACCCATTACAGGAGCCGACGTGACAGTTGTGCGACTGTTCGCTCTCTTTCACGATTGCAAACGCGAAGATGACGGCTACGATGGCGAACATGGCGAACGCGGAGCCGCCTTTGCCAAGGAATGCTTCGAAAAAGGCCTTCTCGAAATTACGCAGGAACAGTTCGACCAACTGTACCACGCCTGCTTCTACCACACCAAGGAACATCAGACTGATGATCCGACCATCAACACCTGCTACGACGCCGACCGCCTAGACCTGGGTCGTGTGGGCATGTCGCTCAATCCGAAAAAGATGGCGACTGCTCCGGGTGCAAGAATCGCCCACAAGTCTTTGCGGGCGAATGTTGATGTCTATGAAATGCGCGAATGGTTAAAGACGATTGTTCTTTAA
- the metF gene encoding methylenetetrahydrofolate reductase [NAD(P)H] has product MKIVDILKQDKMSLSFEVFPPKKETSFESVKAATESIAALGPSFMSVTYGAGGGVSHFTLDIAKNLKQKFGIPMLAHLTCVSSSKETVHQRIEDMKAAGIKNVMALRGDLTPELIEKGRDNCDYHYAVELIRELKASDADFCIGAACYPEKHPESANQAEDIKHLKEKVDAGADFLTTQMVFDNNLFFSFLYKLRDAGVNCPVLPGIMPITNANQVERAIKLSGSFMPQRFKSLVDKFGSDPEAMKQAGIIYASDQIIDLYANGITNVHVYSMNKPDVAEGILKNVSAILGKNFAG; this is encoded by the coding sequence ATGAAGATTGTTGACATTCTGAAGCAAGACAAGATGAGCCTTTCGTTCGAAGTGTTCCCGCCTAAAAAAGAGACGAGCTTCGAAAGCGTGAAAGCTGCCACCGAATCTATCGCCGCGCTCGGTCCCTCCTTTATGAGCGTTACCTACGGCGCAGGCGGCGGCGTGAGCCACTTCACTCTTGATATTGCCAAGAACCTCAAGCAAAAGTTCGGCATCCCGATGCTCGCCCACCTTACCTGCGTTTCCAGCAGCAAGGAAACGGTGCACCAGCGCATTGAAGACATGAAGGCCGCAGGCATCAAGAACGTCATGGCTCTCCGCGGCGACTTGACCCCGGAACTCATCGAAAAGGGCCGCGACAACTGCGACTACCACTACGCCGTCGAACTTATCCGCGAACTCAAGGCCTCTGATGCCGACTTCTGCATTGGTGCCGCCTGCTACCCCGAAAAGCACCCCGAAAGCGCCAACCAGGCCGAAGACATCAAGCACCTTAAGGAAAAGGTCGATGCCGGTGCAGACTTTTTGACCACGCAGATGGTGTTCGACAACAACCTGTTCTTCAGCTTCCTCTACAAGCTGCGCGATGCAGGCGTCAACTGCCCGGTGCTCCCCGGTATTATGCCGATTACGAACGCCAACCAGGTGGAACGCGCCATCAAGCTTTCCGGTTCGTTCATGCCGCAGCGCTTTAAGTCGCTGGTCGACAAGTTCGGTAGCGATCCCGAAGCCATGAAGCAGGCCGGCATTATCTATGCAAGTGATCAGATCATTGACCTGTACGCCAACGGCATCACCAATGTTCACGTGTATTCAATGAACAAGCCCGACGTTGCAGAAGGCATTCTCAAAAATGTTTCTGCAATTCTCGGAAAGAATTTTGCCGGTTAA
- the groL gene encoding chaperonin GroEL (60 kDa chaperone family; promotes refolding of misfolded polypeptides especially under stressful conditions; forms two stacked rings of heptamers to form a barrel-shaped 14mer; ends can be capped by GroES; misfolded proteins enter the barrel where they are refolded when GroES binds) translates to MAKQLKFDVAARESLMKGVDKLANAVKVTLGPKGRNVMIAKAFGAPNVTKDGVSVAKEVELEDAYENLGAQMAKEVANKTSDAAGDGTTTATVLAQAITREGLKNVAAGANPMDIKRGMDAAVEAVIKEIGKMAVKINGKEHIAQVATISANNDPEIGELLANAMEKVGNDGVITIEESKTAETILDVVEGMQFDRGYLSPYFVTNTDSMEVALENPYILLYDKKISTMKDLLPMLEHVAKQGKSLLIIAEDVDGEALATLVVNKMRGTLKVAAVKAPGFGDRRKAMLEDIAILTGGMLVSEDTGAKLEDAPVTVLGQAKSITITKDNTTIVEGAGDAASIKGRIAQIKKQIEATTSDYDREKLQERLAKLAGGVAVIKVGAATEVEMKEKKDRVDDAMHATRAAVEEGIVPGGGVALIRAEKAIDSLKFDNADQKTGAAIIRRAIEEPLRQIVQNAGLEGSVVVNKVKEGKDSFGYNAKTDTYEDLIKAGVIDPAKVTRTALKNAASIASMILTTDCVIAEKKEPKPAAPAMDPSMGMGGMM, encoded by the coding sequence ATGGCAAAGCAACTTAAGTTTGATGTAGCAGCTCGCGAATCCCTGATGAAGGGTGTGGACAAACTCGCCAACGCAGTTAAGGTTACCCTCGGTCCTAAAGGCCGTAACGTGATGATCGCAAAGGCCTTCGGCGCCCCGAACGTCACCAAGGACGGCGTGTCTGTCGCTAAGGAAGTGGAACTCGAAGACGCTTACGAAAACCTCGGCGCCCAGATGGCCAAGGAAGTCGCCAACAAGACTTCTGACGCTGCTGGTGACGGTACCACCACCGCTACCGTGCTCGCCCAGGCTATCACTCGCGAAGGCCTCAAGAACGTGGCTGCCGGCGCAAACCCGATGGACATCAAGCGCGGTATGGACGCTGCTGTCGAAGCCGTGATTAAGGAAATCGGCAAGATGGCCGTGAAGATCAACGGCAAGGAACACATTGCCCAGGTCGCAACGATTTCTGCTAACAACGACCCGGAAATTGGTGAACTCCTCGCCAACGCTATGGAAAAGGTCGGTAACGACGGTGTGATCACCATCGAAGAATCCAAGACCGCTGAAACCATCCTCGACGTTGTCGAAGGTATGCAGTTCGACCGCGGCTACCTCTCTCCGTACTTTGTCACTAACACCGACAGCATGGAAGTGGCCCTCGAAAATCCGTACATCTTGCTGTACGACAAGAAGATTTCTACCATGAAGGATTTGCTGCCGATGCTCGAACACGTGGCAAAGCAGGGCAAGTCCCTCCTCATCATCGCCGAAGACGTCGATGGCGAAGCTCTCGCAACGCTGGTTGTGAACAAGATGCGCGGCACCCTGAAGGTTGCCGCTGTCAAGGCTCCGGGCTTCGGCGACCGTCGTAAGGCCATGCTCGAAGACATCGCTATCCTCACTGGCGGTATGCTGGTTTCCGAAGACACTGGCGCCAAGCTCGAAGACGCTCCGGTGACCGTGCTCGGCCAGGCCAAGTCTATCACCATCACGAAGGACAACACCACAATCGTCGAAGGTGCTGGCGACGCCGCTTCTATCAAGGGCCGTATCGCCCAGATCAAGAAGCAGATCGAAGCTACCACCAGCGACTACGACCGCGAAAAGCTCCAGGAACGTTTGGCCAAGCTCGCTGGCGGCGTTGCTGTGATCAAGGTCGGTGCCGCTACCGAAGTCGAAATGAAGGAAAAGAAGGACCGCGTCGACGACGCTATGCACGCAACCCGCGCCGCCGTCGAAGAAGGTATCGTTCCGGGTGGTGGCGTTGCCCTCATCCGCGCCGAAAAGGCCATCGATTCCCTCAAGTTCGATAACGCCGACCAGAAGACTGGTGCAGCCATCATCCGCCGCGCTATCGAAGAACCTCTCCGCCAGATTGTCCAGAACGCTGGCCTCGAAGGCTCCGTTGTGGTGAACAAGGTGAAGGAAGGCAAGGACAGCTTCGGTTACAACGCCAAGACTGACACCTACGAAGACCTCATCAAGGCTGGCGTGATTGACCCGGCTAAGGTGACCCGTACAGCCCTCAAGAACGCCGCTTCTATCGCTTCGATGATCCTCACGACTGACTGCGTGATCGCCGAAAAGAAGGAACCGAAGCCGGCAGCTCCTGCCATGGATCCGTCCATGGGCATGGGCGGCATGATGTAA